The DNA window caatgaagtagtaaattaataggatgaagtaataaattatgatcatgaagtaatataaatgctctgtttaaacagtagggtttatgaattgatatgaagtaataaaacattatactgAAGTAACATACtctaaaaatgaagtaataacattaTTCAGttatttttgttctaaaatattgatgatgataaCAGAATGTAGTCAATTAGTATTAACTGTATtttttgttgatgatgatgatgttgatgcagCCGACAAGAAATTGGAGGCTATGAAGAAAACCATTACCCCAATTAATGAACTGCAAGGTTAAATTCCAAAACTGccattattgttttatttaatacaaCATGTCATTTCATTCATTGACTAAAATAGTCGTCCTTTTTTCAGAAATGATAAATCTAAAGCAAAAATCTGGTGGTGATTTTGGTAATGATGAAAGAAGGACAAAATATAAGCATGATAAGCAGCAACACACAGTGAACAAAGGtttgttttaaaataaatattagttgCAATGACCTAAATAAGTTAACTGATGAACTAAATAAACTTATGAAGTggtaaattgataaaatgaagtaataaaacataataatgaagtaacatactctaattatgaactacctatttactgtggtttatgggtttagggttttaggaTTGAACTTGACTGCTGTGTTGTTTGCACATACAGATGAACTACATAtcctttttaatgaagtattaaattgataagatgaagtaatggAAATAACATGTTTTCATATAACCTAGTTGCTGTGCTTAGACCTTGCACGTTGTCTAATTTGTAATGTGTTGTATGTTTTATATAGCCAAAGGCTTGTCTATATCGATATTGGATGCAGCTCTGGAAGGTAAAACGTGAATTCTAAGCTTTTTGTGTTCTAaaatattgatgatgataatagAATGTAGTTAACTagtattaattgtattttttgttgttgttgatgatgatgatgatgatgcagCTAACAACAAATTGAAGGCTATGCAAAAAACCATTACCCCAATTAATGAGCTGCAAggttaaattttaaaactgtCATTATGGTTTGATTTAATACAACTTATCATTTCATTCGTTGATTAATATAGTCCTCTTTTTTTTCAGAAATGATGACTTTGAATCAAACAACTGGGGGTAATGATGAAAGTCAGGCAAAAAAGAGAATGAGGGAAACAGAATGTTCTTTACCTAGTGGGGTACAAGGGAATGATGCTAGAAAAGAACAAGGGAAAGCTAAAAAGGTTGCTCGTAATAATGCTAAAGGTGATGCCAGTAGACCTTCTGCCCAGAGAGTTCTCTGTCTTAAGAGAGGACCAAGGAAATTTGTTGAAGCGATTGAATCGCTTAATGTTGATCAGAGAGATGCTGTGGAGAATATGGGTTTTGGCAGCCTTTTGCATTTCAAGTTAAACTATATCCCAGCGAAGCTCGCATTTGAGATTCTTGATCATTTTGATCAAGATACATGCGGTGTAGTATACCAACGTGGTATACTACACATTGGGCATGATGATGTTCGGGCAACATTGGGGTTGCCAAATGgtagtgtgaggttagaggataaTGGACATCAAAGGAAAAACAAATTCATAAACGAGCTTGCTGAGTCTGTTGGTCGTAAGAGGTCTAACATGGGTGCACAAATCCTTACAGATATGATGTTAAGTGATATCTGTGGAGGGGAGAAGTTCAGGAAGATATTCCTGATCTTGGTTGACACAATTTTGATCAATCCTTCGGGGGACGGGTACTTGCACACACAGATAGAAGATGTCATCCATGACATTGATAATGTCAGAGAATATAATTGGTGTGGGTATGTGATTGACTGCCTACTCGATGCCCATAAGACTTGGGCTCGAAACAAGGACAAACCATTCACTGGCCCAATTTCATTTCTGGTGGTAAGTTTTAAATTCAGTAATTTATTAACCttgaataaatatattttaaatatgaacTTTACTAATGCTAGCTTTCATTTTGTAGCCATGCTATGTGGATAGGATTGTGCTTCGATCGAGGCCTGTTACCCGAACATTCCCAACCATAAAAGGCTGGACAAGCACGTTAATCCATGAACGTGAGAAATTAGAGCTTGAGTCTGGGCCATTTGGAAGAGGCATTGAGGAGCCCATCTTTGATCCTAAAAGAAACTACAAGTCTAAAGAATCTGCCAAGGAGAATACTGTGTCCTCCTCTAGGGCAAAGACCAAAGATATCTCTCTGACAGCCCAACGTAGAAGTACTGTTGTCAACCTTATGGGAAAGGCTGCTGATGTCCTAGGGGAGCTGATGAAGGAGCTCGAAGATGGGGCAGAGGATCTAAAGAATGATGGCTGCTCTAAAGTTGCAGCTAAATGCTCAATGAAGATGATGGGGTTACATGAGATGGAGCCAGAAGAAGAGGCAAATGATGTCCAATCAATGTCTCAAGCAATGGAACAAGATGATCTCGACAATCCAGAGTTCATTGCTGCTGTAGAAAAGGTGATGAGGGTAGTAGAACAAAGGAAGAAATGGCAAACAGAAGGGCCTTCCTTTGATCTTGGATTTGAGTTTCATGAAAGAAACGTAAGTTGACGATGGGCTGCATCGTGATGTTGGGGTTGGAGTGATTTGTTATTggtttgtaatttataaaacaCATTAGTTGTTTTTGTTGTATTTGGGATGTTCTAAACTTTTTTGTTGTATTATATGGTTTTTGTAACCAACTGACATTCTCCATTTTGTGTTTTTAAAATGAAGATTACTTGTTCATTGGGTTTTGTTTGTGTTGTTGTTTATTATATACAGGTTGATACTACACCGACAAGGGATATAGATCCCGGAAACTACATCTTTGATGCTGTGCAGTTCATGCCTGTCCAAGATTTGGACAAGGTAAGAAACTGTATTTGCCTCTTATTAATTCTGGATGAAGTAATATGTAGTTGTGATGTAGTAAATGTCTCACTGAATCAACCATATGATTATATAACACTACTAGCAGGATATTCCACCATCAATCACCAATGTTAATGCTGGACTTATGGGAAACTTAGAAGTTAATCTAGTGGCAGAGGTAATATGACAATACCTAGAAGTATACCTCCTATATCATGAAGTAATTTGTCCTTGAAATGAATCATCTTTTGAATGTATGAATTGCCACTACCAGGATTTCAATCCATCGTGTGTATTTCAAAATGGAGCAAATATGAGATCGCATACCGATAATGAGCCAAACAATGAAGGAGCAAAGGTATAAATTTGTTTTGGATGATGTAATACATAGTTGTGATGAAGTAAATGTCTCACTGAATGAACCATATGATTATATAACATTACTGACAGGATATTCCACCATCAATCATTAATGTTGATGCTGGAATTATGGGAAACTTAGAAGTTAATCTAGTGGCAGAGGTAATATGACAATAGCTTGAAGTATACCTCCCATATCATGaagtaatatttaattataatgaaGTAATCGTCTATCTGAATGAACTATCTGTTTATATAATACTATGGGCAGGAAAATAATATACCAATGGAAGATGTTACTCAATCATCAAACTTCAGTGTTGATGCTGTACTTAGGGGAAACTTAGAAGTTAATTTTGTGGCAGAGGTAATATGACAATAGCTAGAAGTTTGCATTCTTTATGATGAAGTAAATTTTCCTTGAAATGAATCAGTTTTTGAATGGATGTATTGCCACTACCAGGATTTTAATACGTCGTGTGTAGTTCAACATGGAACAAATGTGACATGGCATACAGATAATCGGACAAAGGATGATGGAGTAAAGGTTAGATCTAAATTCTACAAACAAAATTCTTCATCCTCCAACAACACACAACATACAACCATGTGACAtaattccttttctttttcaatcCATGTTTACAAGTGTCAACCCAGCATGCTATGCATAATTATTCATTCTGGATGAACTAATATTTAATTGTAGTGAAGTAATCGTCTGTCCGAATGAACTATATGATTATATTAtacttatatctatattttgttGAACAGAATGCTAATGTGGTTGCTGAAATACAGTCAGTTATTGATGCTTACAAGGAAATAGACATGGATGATGATGATTTCATGGATAATGGTCCAGTGTGTAAGCCGGTAGGGACTGAGGTCATTATTTACAATGCTAACAAGGTAATCCTGTGCAAATTAAGAATCTGATAATAATATGTAATCTACTTCTTGTTGGTTATATAAAAGTGATTTATTTATTGCAAACAATAGATCAAAACTTTGAAGTGGCGAATGGAGGTACGTACTAGAACAGAGAAAACTGTTTCGCATGCATTGCGATCTCCATTCGCTGACAGACCGGTTAAGATTACAAACAAGCTCAGTAAAGATGAGAAGGAATCATATTACTGGATTCTTGTAACACATGAAAGAGACGGGTATGATTTCTAATATTGTCTCTTGTTTTCTAGGATTATATCATACAATTAACATATCCAATAATAGAATGTGAAATACCAACATGTATGATATAATGTGCAGATTAGTACTTGTTTATGACGACGATGTTGTAAAAGTTACAAAGATGGAAATGTGTTCTTTGATACCTCGGCAATTGATTGTGGTTGGCGTTATAGATGCATGGGCTTCCTACCTCAACAACATGGAGGAATTTCGATCATCGTACTCAGCAAGGCGCCTATTTTTCACCACGTACCCTTGTGTAAgtacaaattattgaaatataataagaTTGTATGTTATGAGGATCCTAActacattaatattaatatacagTTGTACACCATTGTGACAAAGCCTCAATCCATGGATGCCAACACAGTTATTGCAAACTTTTGTAACAACTTGGACAGAGAGTTGAAGGAAATACCATATTTCAAATGGGAAGATGTAAACATGGTACAAGCATCATTAGTATTACTTCAAGTCTGATTTATGTCTTCATCATGTTTCCtgttacttcatttttcagatTGTTCATAGTACTTTATTCgtaaaatttattacttcattcataaTGCATGTTACTTCATTCGTACACTATATTACTTCAATCATGTTTCCtgttacttcatttttcagattgttcatagtacttcattcgtaaaatttattacttcattcataaTGCATGTTACTTCATTCGTACAATATATTACTTCAATCATGTTGCCTGTTACTTCAATTTTCAGATTGTTCATAGTACTTCATTTGTatactttattacttcatttgtaTACTTTATTACTTTCTTCATGTTGCTTTTTAATTCATTCAATAGGTGTTGTTCCCCATATGTGCAAATCAGCATTATTATGCTGTTTGTTTTTGCTTCAAGAGAAATGCTATTGCTGTAATAGacaattctgcaaacggggatGACAATGACCTCATAATAAATTATGGTCACATTCCAGAAACATTGGTTCGTATTCTTCtcttatgtttgaattttataaCACATACATATGAATGCACACAACTATAAATGACatgtatttgttttgtacatgcAGAGATCATACTTTTGTCACTTCCTCACCAAGAATGGTCTCCACGCATATTGTAAGATAGTGTCCAACTCCAAAATGCAGAGATTGAAAATGCCATGGAGAACAGTTGATAACGTTGAAGATTGTGGAGTATTTCTAATGCGGCATATGGAAACGTACAAGGGTGAGCGAGAAGGTTGCTGGAATTGTGGCTTGAAGAAATCAAGTTCGGGTGTCCTTCAGAGCTTGAGGGCTAAATATTGTTCGGCGCTGATGTTAGCCGAAAACAGCCATGAAAGCTTCAACAACAAAATTGTTACAGCAGCGTATTATGAAGAGGAAAGCAAACACATTGAAATTGATGTTGAGAAAATGATTGCGGCATATTTAAAGAGCAAATGATCATTTTAGCAGATCAAATTTTGTATTCGACATACATTTGTTATGAGCATTGAATAAAGTACCACGCGTTTTAATATTGTTCATTATTAGGCTATATTACTGCATTGGTTAACAGATTTAGTTCATTTCAGAAATCTTAGTTCATTTCAATAATCTAttgacaaatggaaaatatttcatataaaGTAAGATTAATAATATATTCCTACAATATATCTTGTTTATTCTCTTTAAGCTTGTAAAAagtttaaacaaattcaaattcaaaatgtaaatgaagtaaGAAACAACATGGTTGAAGTACAGAAGTAAGTGAATGAAGAACATAATTATCCAACTGAAGTAAATTATCCAAATCCAGATATTTAGCCTCAACATCGTATTTTCCTCTTTATATGTTGTTCAATATTAGCATGTAATGTTGCATTGGGTACCATATTTAGTTCATTTCAGAGATCTTAGTTCATTTTTGAGAtctattgattattgataagtgaatgacaaatggaaaatatatcaAAGAAAGACTGAGAAAAAcattataataaagaaaaaataagccATTATAACAACACTTCAGTCTATTCTCTTTAAGCTCGCAAAAAGttttaacaaattcaaattcaaaatgtaaatgaagtaaGAAACTACAAGACTGAAGTACAGAAGTAACACAATGAAGAACAGAAATAtccgaatgaagtaataaaacaaccAGCTTTAACATTGGTTTCTCCTCTTTTTCTTGTTATTCTCCTCATGTATCTTATcacaatttcttgaatcatgcCGACCAACCTCGCCGCATTTTCCACATTTCCGACCAGGCTTGGACATCTCTCTCATTTCCTTCTCAAGCCGAGAAAGACGTCGACCACAACCTTTGGTTTTGACGACATCTGGCGGATGAACATCTATTTGACTAGGGACATGTGATCCATAAAAATTCTCAATCATTAATCTCTTTTCACTAATTGACAACACATTTCCCTCACCAAGTACTTCTTTTCTCCCTTCAGCCATAATTTGTCTAAATGCTCGAATTTTATCACTATCTCCTTCAATAAGTCGTGCAATATCATAAAAATCTCCATGCATATCCCTATACTCCTGCTTCGTCTCATCCGCAACAATAAATGTTTCAATATCATCATCAAACCCACAATGAACAGCCTTGACAAATTTAGACTTCAACCATCGTCCTCCATGTAACTCATTAgggattaattttatttttttgtttctcaagaccCAAAAAATGTGACTGCATACAAGCCCAATCCTCCCAAACATCTTACAACTACATgcatatgaatcaaaagatgtgGAGTATGACACAGTCCAGTTCTTCGAGAACTTGTCGTTGACTACATAAATCTCATTCTCACCAATGTTTGACACTGTCACCATAGTGACATTGTCAACTGCTTCCTCTATCTCACTTTGAATTAGTTTGAAACCACTATCACTATATATTGTTGAAGCATGCTTCTCGAGGGCTGAATTTGTTTTCAAAGTTGGAATTGTATTAAAATCCAAGTATTCTAGCCTATTGTTGTTGCTCCTTTGGCCATCCAATGCATTGTTGTAATTCATAAGAAATTCAACAAGATTAGAACGAGACTTGGAGTACCTCTTGAAGAATATGTTCTGAGATTCAGATATTGATGTGGTCTTTATTAGTGAACTCATTGGAAAATCCCTAAAGAATGCAGGCACCTGCAGTTCATTAGTTAACAAATATGCTTCAGAATAATGACAGAAATTCTTCAGCGTATAGAAAATATGTTTCCAAAGAGGATACATACCCAAAATTTTCGAGAGGCAAACATCGAGGAAAACCACTCATTGTCCTTAAGCCCATATTTTTCCATTACTTTATTCCATTCTTCATCAAATTCTTCAGGCTCTGTCAGCTCAGACCACACACAATTGTTTAACTCTTTTTTCAAATCTTCATTGCCAAGTAGATTCTTTGGTAACTTTTCCACAACCTTAAACATGATGTGCCACATGCACCATCGATGTCTTGTATCAACAAGGACTCTTTCCACAGCAACCTTCATTCCCAAATCCTGATCAGTAATGATCAATTTTGGTGCAGAACCCATACATTTGACAAAACGTTCAAACAACCATGCGAAGGAATCAGCATTTTCTTTAGATAATAAGCCTGCACCAAATGCTACAGGTCTCCCATGGTTGTCTTTTCCTGTGAACGGTGCAAATATCATGCAGTACCTGTATTACATCAATTCATCAAAAAAAGGATGTTATAAAAAGGATAAAGTAATATAAATGCTATGTTTAAACAGTAGGGtttatgaatgaaatgaagtaataaaacattatactgaagtaacagactctaaaaatgaattaataacaCTTACtaatgaagtaacatagtattccagtgaactatctataattgtggatgatatgttgcATATTAATTCTGTGTTTGTTATGTAAAGGTAAAACTTCCTCTCCAATTATGAAGAATGCAAGTAGTTCTGAAATGTAGTATCTATAACTGTGCTCACTGCTAAAATGTGAACTTAActaatatgtaaatatatagtaATGAAGTTTCATGCCCTACTGTGAAAAcctatgaagtagtaaattgataaaatgaattaataaaacatgatattgaagtaacagactctaattatgaactacctatttcataattatatataaCATCCTTTTTAATGAATTGATGTAATACAGGTACTGCATGATATCTTTactgaagtaacagactctaaaaatgaattaataacccataataatgaagtaacatagtatTCCAGTGAACTATCTTtaattgtggatgatatgctgcATATTAATACTTCAGACACTAAGAGTTTTACTCTCCTACTAAGACTCCTAAATACTTCTGTACTCACATCATTCCAGGGGACTATTAATTCATTATTGACTATTACTAGTACATTCTGTTAAGTTATTTCATTAATTCAGTAAATGTTTCATGCATATGCAAGTTGATCACATCAATAATCATATCATTATAAACAACATATTGTTCGTACCTATTAGTTGAATATGTTGTGTCAAACGATACTATATCACCGTAGAGATGGAAATTCTTCTTAGCAATGGGGTCACACCAAAAAAGACGAGTGAGCATATCCTGAGAGTTCACCTCAAAATCATAGGTGAATGCTGGACAATTCTCTTTCTTCCAGCTCATCTCATTAAGTACCATTTGTGCATCTGCCCCACTAGTATATGCTCTCAAGTCGCGCCTATAGTTTCTAACTTCTACAACTGTGCAACCAACATAATCCAGCCCACCAAGAACCTCATTCAGCAACTTAAAAGTCAGTGTAGGGCCTATGTTTGCACTTGCACAATCTAGTATAAATTTCTGATGCAATAGGTCAATGTTGCGATTCAGCCTCATGAATCGCATATGGCGTAACTCCACCATATCATGATTAtgtatttcataaaattgattgaCAACATAACCTATTCCTTTACAAAACTTAAAAGCAATTTTAGCCTTGCAAAAACACTTCCTAGAAGAACGTCTACGTTTTGACTCATGCCCTTGCATTTTCATTTTCCTCTGACCTTCTCTACTGCACACAACATACAACCATGTGACATGATCCACCTTCTTTTTAGATCCATGTTTACGAGTGTCAAACCCAACATGTCGTGCATACTTATTATAAAACTCAGTAGCATCATCAAGTCTAAGAAAAATCTGACCAATGTAAGGCTTCAGCTGGGATGGACAATCAGGTAAGTATGACACTGTTATAAAACATACAAACTACTGTTAGtggaaaatttaaataaaacaaaacatattcattcaaacaAGAACAGAAGTTCAGTTTTACTATTTATTACTTCATGGTAACAACAATTTAGTTCATTATGAGTACATATCGCATAtacactacaataatatcaGCATTTAACATTCAACAAGAACAGAAGTTCATTTTAACTTGTTATTACTTCAggataaataaaatttagttcACTATGAGTACAGATCGCATATACACtacaaacatgaaaaaaatcTGTTTTACTTCATTATTTTTAAGCACATGGATCAACTTTCCAACGTTCCAACGTAGTTTTGAGCTCATTTTTTCGACATTTACttcattattattctttttacactacaaacatgaaaaaaatcTAAGATAACACATTGCTCAATTAGAAAAATTCATCTACCTTCAACTGCGGTATTATTTGATTCTGCCTCTGAATCCGAATTTGAATCCGTATCAAAAAGAGAGCCTCCTAGATTTCTAAGATCATTCATAATCGATCCATCATTGATCGATGTAGATCCTCTTGATGTAGATCCTAATCCGTCTTCAACCGCAGAATTTGTTGAAGTAGATCCCAATCTATCGATATTCTCCATGAGAGTCAGAATATTGAGAAATTGAAACAGAATTAGTGAACTAAGGTCCAGCAGCTTTTGATGAGCCCGAAACGAATGAAACACCAGCTGGTGCAGCGTGAATTGAACATGGAATGAAGAAGATCCACGCGAACGTCGATGGCagattgaagaagatcgacgcagAGCAGATTGTGAATTGCAAGAGAATTGATAGCTTTTGATGAGCCCGAAACGAATCAAACACCAGCTGATGCAGCGTGAATTGAACGTGGaatgaagaagatcgacgcggATCGTGGATGGCAGATTGAATTGAAGAAAATTGCGTGAAAATTGATGAAGATTGCTTGAAGATTGTGTGAAGATTGTATGAATTGAGAGAATGAAAGAGATTCACGTTTTTGATGAAGATTAATAAAttgatttccaaaaatacccctcagcatgtttttattgaataaataattaaattaattataaattaatcctaaccataagattaaaaaaatggagggccctaatttggtctctagttcggcccttaagaatggttcgacattgatcacatccctatatatatatatatatatatatatatatatatatatatatatatatatatatcaaaaccATCAACACAAGTCCGAAAGCAATCAAGTCTCTACTCCCACACACACTCGGAAAGCAATCAAGTATCTATTCCCAAATCCCACACACACTCTTAACTCTATTTGAAAAATCATCATCAATTCATCAATGGCGAAAAGGCGATAGGCATTGACCTCGGCACCACCTACAGCTGCGTGGGCGTGTGGCAAAACGACCGCGTCGAGATCATCCCCAACGACCAGGGCAACCTCACCACCCCTTCCTACGTGGCCTTCACCGACACCGAGCGCCTCATCGGAGACGCTGCCAAGAACCAAGTCGCCATGAACCCCCACAACACCGTCTTCGACGCCAAGCGCTTCATCGGCCGCCGCTTCTCCGACCCCTCCGTCCAGTCCGACCTCAAGCTCTGGCCCTTCAAGGGCGAGGAGAAGCAATTTTCCCCCGAGGAGATCTCCTCCATGGTCCTCTCCAAATTGAGAGCAATCGCCAGAGGCCTTTTTAGGCCAGGCCGTGAACGACGCCGTCGTCACCGTCCCGGCCTACTTCAACGACTCCCAGCGCCAGGCCACCAAGGAACCGGGCCTCAACGTCATGAGGATCATCAACGAGCCGACCGCGGCCGCGATCACTTACGGCCTGGACAAGAAGGCGTCGAAGACGGGAGAAGAATGTGCTGATTTTCGACCTCGGTGGGGGCACGTTCGATGTGTCTATTTTGTCGATTGAGGAAGGGATTTTTGAAGTCAAGGCGACCGCCGGCGACACGCATTTGGGAGGGGAGGATTTCGACAACCGGCTAGTGAATCACTTCGTGGCGGAGTTTAAACGGAAGCAAAAGAAGGATATTGGCGGGAACGCGCGTGCGCTGCGGCGGCTGAGGACGGCGTGCGAGCGGGCCAAGCGCACGCTGTCCTCCACTGCGCAGACTACGATTGAGATTGATGCGTTGTTTGAAGGGATTGATTTTTATGCCACGATTACTCGGGCGAGGTTCGAGGAGTTGAACATGTATTTGTTTTAGAAATGTATGGAGCCGGTGGAGAAATGCTTGATCGATGCTAAGATAGACAAAAGCCTGATCCACGACGTCGTTTTGGTCGGCGGATCGACGAGGATTCCGAAGGTGCAGCAGCTGCTTCAGGACTTCTTCAATGGGAAGGAGCTCTGCAAGAGCATCAACACGGACGAGGCGGT is part of the Salvia splendens isolate huo1 chromosome 6, SspV2, whole genome shotgun sequence genome and encodes:
- the LOC121808936 gene encoding protein FAR1-RELATED SEQUENCE 5-like produces the protein MENIDRLGSTSTNSAVEDGLGSTSRGSTSINDGSIMNDLRNLGGSLFDTDSNSDSEAESNNTAVEVSYLPDCPSQLKPYIGQIFLRLDDATEFYNKYARHVGFDTRKHGSKKKVDHVTWLYVVCSREGQRKMKMQGHESKRRRSSRKCFCKAKIAFKFCKGIGYVVNQFYEIHNHDMVELRHMRFMRLNRNIDLLHQKFILDCASANIGPTLTFKLLNEVLGGLDYVGCTVVEVRNYRRDLRAYTSGADAQMVLNEMSWKKENCPAFTYDFEVNSQDMLTRLFWCDPIAKKNFHLYGDIVSFDTTYSTNRYCMIFAPFTGKDNHGRPVAFGAGLLSKENADSFAWLFERFVKCMGSAPKLIITDQDLGMKVAVERVLVDTRHRWCMWHIMFKVVEKLPKNLLGNEDLKKELNNCVWSELTEPEEFDEEWNKVMEKYGLKDNEWFSSMFASRKFWVPAFFRDFPMSSLIKTTSISESQNIFFKRYSKSRSNLVEFLMNYNNALDGQRSNNNRLEYLDFNTIPTLKTNSALEKHASTIYSDSGFKLIQSEIEEAVDNVTMVTVSNIGENEIYVVNDKFSKNWTVSYSTSFDSYACSCKMFGRIGLVCSHIFWVLRNKKIKLIPNELHGGRWLKSKFVKAVHCGFDDDIETFIVADETKQEYRDMHGDFYDIARLIEGDSDKIRAFRQIMAEGRKEVLGEGNVLSISEKRLMIENFYGSHVPSQIDVHPPDVVKTKGCGRRLSRLEKEMREMSKPGRKCGKCGEVGRHDSRNCDKIHEENNKKKRRNQC